Sequence from the Neorhizobium sp. NCHU2750 genome:
CTCTTCCACATAGGCGGCGAGTTCTTTCAGAAAAATCTCAGTGCCGGTTGAAAGCACAAGATCCATCATGTTCTCGACACTGACGAAGGGGACGATGTTGAGGTTCTGTTCGGCCGGCATCAATAGCTCCTTGTCGGTCGGTCGAGGACCTTGCGGCCCATCAGGCTGGCGGTGAGATCGACGAGAAGCGTCGCGGTGCGACCGCGCTCGTCGAGGAAAGGATTGAGCTCGACCAGATCGAGGCTGGTGACGAGGCCGCTGTCATGCAGCATTTCCATGACCAGATGCGCCTCGCGGAAGGTCGCGCCTCCCGGAACCGTGGTGCCGACTGCCGGAGCAATCGATGGATCGAGGAAATCGACGTCGAGGCTGACATGCAGCATGCCGTTTGCGGCATGAACTCGTTCAAGGAACTGCCGGACAAGAACGGCGACGCCATGTTCATCGATCGTGCGCATGTCGTGAACGGTGACCGCACTTTCGCTCAAGGCCGCGCGCTCGGCCGGATCGACGCTGCGGATGCCGATCATGCAGACATTGGCCGGATCAACCGGATGGGAAAGCTGCGGCATGTAACCGTCGAAACCGGGACGGCCCGTGTAATAGGCGGCTGGCAGGCCATGAAGATTGCCGCTCTTCGTCGAATCGAGCGTGTGGAAATCCGTATGGGCATCGAGCCAGAGCACGAAGAGCGGACGGCCTTTCTCCGCAGCCCGCCTGGAGATGCCGGCGACGGTGCCGGCCGAAAGCGCATGGTCGCCGCCCATGAAGATCGGCATGCCTGCGCCACTTTCGCGATAAGCAACTTCGGTTAGCAGCTTTGTCCAGGCGGCGATCTCCGGCAGATTGCGTACGGAGGGATTCGGATGGCGCACATCCGGCAGGGCGCTGATCGTCACATTGCCGATATCGGTTACGTCGTGACCAAGTTCCTCCAGCGCGCCTTTCAGGTCTGCGACCCTAAGGGCGCTCGGACCCATTTCGCAGCCAAGCTGCGATGCTCCATCCTGAAGCGGGATGCCGATCAATCTGCAATGCATGTGTTCACTCCATTTGCGTGAAAAAGATCATGGTTGTCTGGCGGATTGAATAGATCGATTTGCCAAAAGTGACAAAATGGCTTTTCATTTTGGTGGCATGATTTATCAATGTGACCATGGATGAATTCGACCACAAGCTGGTGACGCTTTTGCGTCACGATGCGCGGCGCAGCATATCGGACCTTGCGGCAGACCTCGGTACATCGCGGGCGACGGTCCGTGCGCGGATGGAAAAGCTCGAGAAGAACGGCGACGTGCTGGGTTACACGGTCATCCTCAGGGCCGATGCGGTGGAACTCCCCGTGCGTGGAATCATGATGGTGGAAATCGAGGGGCGCGTGGCAGACCGGGTGATCCAGACGCTTGGCGGGTTTCCGGAAATTTCCGAGATCCACACGACCAATGGTCGCTGGGATCTTGTCGTCGAACTGGGCACCGCGACGCTCGCCGATTTCGATAACGTGCTGCGCCGTATCCGTCTGGTGCAGGGGATTACCGCCAGCGAAACCAACCTGCTGCTGGCCACACCGCGTAGCACCAAGGCAAGGCTCTGAGCATTTTAGATATGACCCGTTGACGGCCACAATTGACGCGCTTAGTCCTTTCGCCCTGCAATTTGATTTTCTTCAAGCCGAGACACCCATCATGACCTTTATCAGACCGGATATCAGCGCCCGCGCTGCGGCTGCGCCGCGCAGCGGCATTGGTGAAATCGTGGCCTATGCCAGAGGCCGCGACAATCTGCTGCCGCTCTGGATCGGGGAGGGCGATCTGCCGACGCCGGACTTCATCACCAAGGTTGCCGGAGAGGCGCTGGCTGCGGGCGAAACCTTCTACACCTGGACGCAGGGTATTCCCGAGCTCCGGCAGGCGATCGTGCGCTATTATGAGCGCCACTACGGCAACGCACTGTCGGTCGACAACATCTATGTGACCGGATCGGGAATGCAGTCGATCGTGCTGGCATTGCAGGCAACCGTGAATGCCGGTGACGAGATCATCTATTTCTCACCCTCCTGGCCGAATGCGATGAACGCGGCACTGGTTGCCGATGTGAAACCGAAACCGGTAACGCTCGATTTCGTCGATGGGCAGTGGAAGATCGATATCGATCGCCTGGCCTCCTCGATCACGCCGAAGACGAAGGCGTTGTTCATCAACTCCCCCTCGAACCCGACCGGCTGGACTGCGACGAAAGAAGATCTGGCGGCCATGCTGGATCTCGCCCGCAAGCACGGCCTCTGGATCATCGCGGACGAGATCTACGGCCTCTATCATTTCGAAGGTGGACGCGCGCCGTCCTTCATGGACATCATGGATCCCGAGGACCGGATCATCTTTGCCCAGTCCTTTTCGAAGAACTGGTGCATGACCGGATGGCGTGTCGGCTGGATGGTGGCGCCAGCGGAAATCGGCCAGACGCTGACCAATCTCATCCAGTATTCCACCTCCGGCGTGGCCCAGTTCATGCAGAAGGGCGCGATCGCGGCACTCGACCATGGCGATGATTTCATTCGAACCAACGTCGAGCGGGCGCGAACCTCCCGCGACATTCTCTGCGATGCGCTGGTCGCCACGAACAGGGTCGAGACTCGCAGGCCGCCGGGCGCGCTCTATGCCTTCCTGAAAATAGACGGCGTCACCGATGCGCGTGCGGAGGCGTTCAAGATCGTCGATGCGACGGGTGTCGGCCTAGCACCGGGCACGGCGTTCGGGCCGGGCGGGGAAACCTTCATGCGCGCCTGCTATCTGCGTGATCCGAAGCAGATCGAGGACGCAGCCGAGCGGCTGAGCAACTATATCCGCGCTCGCTGACTGAGCTAGTTTTCGAGCCAACGGCGACCGGAGGCGGTCAGGTGCGAATGCATGGCGGCCTGTGCCGCCAGCGGGTCACCTGCTTCGAGGGCCGCAAGAATGGCTCGATGCTCGGTAAGCGCGGCCGTCCAGCTGTCCGTTGTCTCGAAATGGCCGCGAATGCCGGCCGAAAGCGGGCTGTGGCGCTCGTCGAACAGGTTCGCGACAATCTCAGCCAGCAATATGTTACCCGCGCTCTGGGCGATCGTCAGGTGGAAGGCACGGTCCTGCTCGATCGGCTTGCGCGCGTTGGCAATGTCGTCAGCCATCGCATTGAGTATCGCCCGGAGAGAGGCGAGGGTCTCTTCCGTTATCATCGCCGCAGCCTGAATGATGATGGCGCTTTCGATCACTGCTCGCGCCTGCATCAGTTCCGACGGACTTTCTCCGAGCGAACGGCCAGCATTGCTCGGTTTGGCCGTGTTGAGTACATAGATGCCCGATCCCATCCGGATCTCGATCGTGCCGTCGATTTCGAGTGCGATCAGCGCTTCTCTCAGCGAGGGGCGT
This genomic interval carries:
- the rocF gene encoding arginase encodes the protein MHCRLIGIPLQDGASQLGCEMGPSALRVADLKGALEELGHDVTDIGNVTISALPDVRHPNPSVRNLPEIAAWTKLLTEVAYRESGAGMPIFMGGDHALSAGTVAGISRRAAEKGRPLFVLWLDAHTDFHTLDSTKSGNLHGLPAAYYTGRPGFDGYMPQLSHPVDPANVCMIGIRSVDPAERAALSESAVTVHDMRTIDEHGVAVLVRQFLERVHAANGMLHVSLDVDFLDPSIAPAVGTTVPGGATFREAHLVMEMLHDSGLVTSLDLVELNPFLDERGRTATLLVDLTASLMGRKVLDRPTRSY
- a CDS encoding Lrp/AsnC family transcriptional regulator — encoded protein: MDEFDHKLVTLLRHDARRSISDLAADLGTSRATVRARMEKLEKNGDVLGYTVILRADAVELPVRGIMMVEIEGRVADRVIQTLGGFPEISEIHTTNGRWDLVVELGTATLADFDNVLRRIRLVQGITASETNLLLATPRSTKARL
- a CDS encoding pyridoxal phosphate-dependent aminotransferase, yielding MTFIRPDISARAAAAPRSGIGEIVAYARGRDNLLPLWIGEGDLPTPDFITKVAGEALAAGETFYTWTQGIPELRQAIVRYYERHYGNALSVDNIYVTGSGMQSIVLALQATVNAGDEIIYFSPSWPNAMNAALVADVKPKPVTLDFVDGQWKIDIDRLASSITPKTKALFINSPSNPTGWTATKEDLAAMLDLARKHGLWIIADEIYGLYHFEGGRAPSFMDIMDPEDRIIFAQSFSKNWCMTGWRVGWMVAPAEIGQTLTNLIQYSTSGVAQFMQKGAIAALDHGDDFIRTNVERARTSRDILCDALVATNRVETRRPPGALYAFLKIDGVTDARAEAFKIVDATGVGLAPGTAFGPGGETFMRACYLRDPKQIEDAAERLSNYIRAR
- a CDS encoding FadR/GntR family transcriptional regulator → MTDTRRLYQQTADRVRHLIAKGVYETGSRLPAERDLAQQLGVSRPSLREALIALEIDGTIEIRMGSGIYVLNTAKPSNAGRSLGESPSELMQARAVIESAIIIQAAAMITEETLASLRAILNAMADDIANARKPIEQDRAFHLTIAQSAGNILLAEIVANLFDERHSPLSAGIRGHFETTDSWTAALTEHRAILAALEAGDPLAAQAAMHSHLTASGRRWLEN